The Pseudomonas sp. FP198 genomic interval GTTGCACCCTCGGGGTGATTTTCCTGCTCAACCTCAAATCCGACCTGTTGCTGTTGTTGATGGGCCTGTTCATCAGCGCCTATGCGATCTACAGCCTGTGGATAAAGACCCGACCGACGCAGCTGTCGGCGCTGTGGGCGCTGCCGATGGGCACGGTCGGCGGATTGTTCGGCGCGTTGTTCGGCAGCGGTGGCTTTTTATATGCCATCTACCTCAACAGCCGCCTGTCCAAGGAGGCGGCCCGGGCGACCCAGAGTGCGCTGATCAGTTGCAGCACGGTGGTGCGCTTGAGCCTGTTCGTCGTCGCCGGGGTGTATGCCGAGCTACCCTTGCTGGTACTGGCGCTGTGTTTGTTGCCGGCCATGGCGCTAGGGCTGTGGGTTGGGCGCCGCTTGACCATGAAGATGTCGCGAGAGGCGTTTGTGCGACTGGTCACCTGGCTGGTGCTCGCCAGCGGCCTGGCATTGATCGGGCGCTATCTGAGTGCTTGACCTGGCCGGGCCAGAGATTAAGCTGCCGGCCTTTTACAAGACCCGCCAGGGAAACAGCCAGGCCTCGCCATGAATTCGCAAAGCATCATCGTCCCGAAAATTTCCACCTTGCCGGTTCACGAGCCCCGGGCTCGGGCGATCGTGCGCTGGTTGGTGCGCAAGAACATCGTCGAAGAGCAATTGACCACTTGCGGTCGCACTGGCAATCGCATGGCCCACGCCATCGCTCCCGGCGCCCGCCAGGTGGTCCTGCATCCCGACGCGTTGCCGTTCGGCGAGCCGGTCAACGGCCTGGAGATCATCACCAAGCGCTGCATCTACACGCCGGCCAAGGGTTTTCTTGAAGAGGCCGGCTGCGCCGAGTGCCGCAAGGAAATTGGCGAAGCGCTGTTCGAAAGCCTGGAGGAGTGGATGCCGGGTCGCACCGACAACTTCACCTGCCCTGAATGCGGGCATGAGGATGACATCAACGGGTTCCTGTTCCTGCAGCCCTGCGCCTTCTCCAACCTGGGCTTCATCTTCAATAACTGGCTGGAGGCGGGGTTCAGGCAGGAGTTCATCGATGAGTTCGCCGATTGGCTGGACCAGCCGGTGAGTTGGGTGAGGGTGGAGTTGTAGATAGGTACATCACAGGATGCTTTTGTGGCGAGGGGATTTATCCCCGCTGGACTGCGCAGCAGTCCCAAAGCAGTCGACTCAATCTGCCCGATGTCCCGCAGGGCCTGGGTTTAGGGCCGCTTCGCGCCCCAGCGGGGATAAATCCCCTCGCCACAGGGTTTGGTGTACCACAAGGACTGTGGTTTCAGCCCCTCAATCACCCCGCCAATAATAGACAGAGTTTTACATTGAGCCAGACGGGGTCCATGAGTATAATGGCGCGCTTCCATTTTCCCGCTCGGGAGCCCCCGCGATGCTGCGTATCAGCCAAGAAGCTCTGACCTTCGACGACATTCTCCTAGTGCCCGGTTATTCCGAGGTACTGCCTAACGAAGTCAGTCTCAAAACCCGTCTCACCCGTGGCATCGAACTGAATATCCCGCTGGTTTCCGCCGCCATGGACACCGTGACCGAAGCCCGTCTGGCCATTGCCATGGCCCAGGAAGGCGGTATCGGTATCATCCACAAGAACATGACCATCGAACAGCAGGCCGCCGAAGTGCGCAAGGTCAAGCGGTTCGAGGCTGGCGTGGTCAAGGATCCGATCACCATCGAGGCTGACGCCACGGTCCGGGATCTGTTCGAACTGACCCGCATGCACAACATCTCCGGCGTTCCGGTGCTGCACGATGGCGACCTGGTCGGCATCGTCACCTCCCGTGACGTGCGTTTCGAG includes:
- a CDS encoding sulfite exporter TauE/SafE family protein codes for the protein MDLFSWLGEWAFAPTQWLVIGLAITLAYIVFGIARFGTALVAAPILLLYMPLAKIIPLLVLLDFVAAFGNLLPSRRDVARPELLRLLPCMAVGCTLGVIFLLNLKSDLLLLLMGLFISAYAIYSLWIKTRPTQLSALWALPMGTVGGLFGALFGSGGFLYAIYLNSRLSKEAARATQSALISCSTVVRLSLFVVAGVYAELPLLVLALCLLPAMALGLWVGRRLTMKMSREAFVRLVTWLVLASGLALIGRYLSA
- a CDS encoding sugar ABC transporter ATPase; its protein translation is MNSQSIIVPKISTLPVHEPRARAIVRWLVRKNIVEEQLTTCGRTGNRMAHAIAPGARQVVLHPDALPFGEPVNGLEIITKRCIYTPAKGFLEEAGCAECRKEIGEALFESLEEWMPGRTDNFTCPECGHEDDINGFLFLQPCAFSNLGFIFNNWLEAGFRQEFIDEFADWLDQPVSWVRVEL